Proteins co-encoded in one Streptomyces sp. NBC_01283 genomic window:
- a CDS encoding MarR family winged helix-turn-helix transcriptional regulator codes for MTASTTAGRREGGAVATEEPTPGEVTAQRERLMDGLRGYGERYNELSRRFAVWLGLHSTDADALLEIVTAEDRGTPLSPARLSERILLSSGATTALLNRLEGAGHIVRTREHADRRVVTLHSLPGIRERADEFFTPLAVRMDATMAQYPPELLECFETLLADLRATMDADLAERDRAAGPG; via the coding sequence ATGACGGCGAGCACGACAGCCGGCAGAAGAGAGGGCGGCGCGGTGGCGACGGAGGAACCGACACCCGGCGAGGTGACGGCGCAGCGCGAGCGCCTGATGGACGGGCTCAGGGGCTACGGCGAGCGCTACAACGAGCTCAGCCGCCGCTTCGCCGTCTGGCTCGGCCTGCACTCCACGGATGCCGACGCCCTGCTGGAGATCGTCACCGCCGAGGACCGCGGCACCCCGCTCTCCCCGGCCCGCCTCAGCGAACGCATCCTGCTCTCCTCGGGCGCCACGACCGCGCTCCTGAACCGTCTCGAAGGCGCGGGCCACATCGTCCGGACCCGCGAGCACGCCGACCGCCGCGTCGTCACGCTGCACAGCCTGCCCGGCATCCGGGAACGCGCCGACGAGTTCTTCACGCCGCTCGCGGTCCGGATGGACGCGACGATGGCCCAGTACCCGCCCGAACTCCTGGAGTGTTTCGAGACGTTGCTCGCGGATCTGCGGGCGACGATGGACGCGGACCTCGCGGAGCGGGACCGGGCGGCCGGGCCGGGCTGA
- a CDS encoding DHA2 family efflux MFS transporter permease subunit, with the protein MRDPSPARRWLGLVAIALGVALIVVDTTIVNVIVPSVIEDLDATSVQAQWIQESYAIVFAALLLLTGRLADLFGARRVFVAGVVVFGATSVLAGLAPGSGLLILARFLQGAGAAMILPTSLSLLNATFTGKARGQAFAIWGSTIGAAAALGPLLGGWLAEHVSWRWAFGINVPLSVLVAAGVLLYMAPSPRSKGRVDVAGAVLSAAGLGLLAFGLVEGRTYGWIVSIEPLDVLGVSWASGPSPVLVALVLSAVTLYAFVRRQIALSRSGDPAHVARVLMDVRLFSIPSFRNGNIATLIIGLGEFGIVAVLPLWLQFTLGYSALEAGLALVPIAVGSFVATGASFPLAAKVPALGQVRIGLALEVLGLAGVGLIAAPDSSWWAVALMLFVYGIGVGFATAQVTNVVLAEVPQESAGQGSGIQSAFRQLGSALGIAALTTVFFTTLSTNLRDRLGDAGVPAGQADRLTGAVTDSAGAAIGPLADRPETASVADAARAAMTDGVALGGYVAAGFVVLGLVATFLIPAATAADAKAAEDQENQGDAVAPV; encoded by the coding sequence ATGCGTGATCCGTCCCCCGCCCGCCGATGGCTTGGTCTCGTCGCCATCGCCCTCGGTGTCGCCCTGATCGTGGTCGACACCACGATCGTCAACGTGATCGTTCCCTCGGTCATCGAGGACCTGGACGCCACCTCCGTGCAGGCCCAGTGGATCCAGGAGTCGTACGCGATCGTCTTCGCCGCGCTGCTCCTGCTGACCGGCCGCCTCGCGGACCTCTTCGGGGCCCGCCGGGTCTTCGTCGCGGGCGTCGTCGTCTTCGGCGCGACCAGCGTGCTCGCCGGGCTCGCGCCCGGCAGCGGGCTGCTGATCCTGGCCCGCTTCCTGCAGGGCGCGGGCGCGGCGATGATCCTGCCGACCTCGCTCTCCCTGCTGAACGCGACCTTCACCGGCAAGGCGCGCGGCCAGGCCTTCGCCATCTGGGGGTCGACCATCGGCGCCGCCGCCGCGCTCGGCCCGCTGCTCGGCGGCTGGCTGGCCGAACACGTCTCGTGGCGCTGGGCGTTCGGCATCAATGTGCCCCTGTCCGTCCTCGTCGCCGCCGGCGTGCTGCTGTACATGGCTCCCTCGCCGCGGTCCAAGGGGCGGGTGGACGTGGCCGGTGCGGTGCTCTCCGCGGCCGGACTCGGGCTGCTCGCCTTCGGGCTCGTCGAAGGGCGTACGTACGGCTGGATCGTCAGCATCGAGCCGCTGGACGTTCTCGGGGTCAGCTGGGCGAGCGGTCCCTCGCCCGTTCTCGTCGCCCTCGTGCTCTCCGCCGTCACGCTGTACGCCTTCGTCCGGCGGCAGATCGCGCTCAGCAGGAGCGGCGACCCCGCACACGTCGCACGCGTTCTGATGGACGTACGGCTGTTCTCGATCCCCTCCTTCCGCAACGGCAACATCGCGACCCTGATCATCGGCCTCGGAGAGTTCGGCATCGTCGCGGTGCTCCCGCTGTGGCTGCAGTTCACCCTCGGCTACAGCGCCCTGGAGGCGGGGCTAGCCCTGGTGCCCATCGCCGTGGGCAGCTTCGTCGCGACGGGTGCGAGCTTCCCGCTCGCCGCGAAGGTTCCTGCGCTCGGGCAGGTGCGCATCGGCCTGGCCCTGGAGGTCCTCGGCCTTGCGGGCGTCGGGCTGATCGCCGCTCCGGACAGCTCCTGGTGGGCCGTCGCGCTGATGCTGTTCGTGTACGGGATCGGCGTCGGGTTCGCCACCGCCCAGGTCACCAACGTGGTCCTCGCCGAGGTGCCGCAGGAGAGCGCGGGGCAGGGCTCCGGCATTCAGAGCGCCTTCCGCCAGCTCGGTTCCGCGCTCGGGATCGCCGCCCTGACCACCGTCTTCTTCACCACCCTCAGCACCAACCTGCGCGACAGGCTCGGCGACGCGGGAGTGCCCGCGGGGCAGGCGGACCGGCTCACCGGTGCCGTCACCGACAGCGCGGGAGCCGCCATCGGACCCCTCGCGGACCGGCCGGAGACCGCGTCCGTCGCCGACGCGGCGCGCGCGGCGATGACCGACGGGGTCGCGCTCGGCGGCTATGTCGCCGCGGGCTTCGTCGTCCTCGGGCTCGTCGCCACCTTCCTGATCCCGGCCGCCACCGCCGCCGACGCGAAAGCCGCCGAGGACCAGGAGAATCAGGGAGACGCGGTCGCCCCGGTGTAG
- a CDS encoding helix-turn-helix domain-containing protein, with protein sequence MSSSTDASGSADAAHREQACTALRELLGLLADDAPAERFAGPAAAARAAGASAAELSEIDEATQTALRVRRTLNQHQRREAELTALFDTAGDLAALRDLDAVLRAIVHRAKLLLRTDVAYLSLNDPAAGDTYMRVTDGSVSAAFQNLRLGMGEGLGGLVAQTARPYATGDYEVDPRFQHTTPIDSAVLEEGLHAILGVPLRQGTHVIGVLFAADRTARAFTPDEGALLSSLADHAAIAIDSARRMEETRAALVDLNAASQTIRAHSEALRRAEDAHDRLTDLVLRGGDFTEVATAIGALLRGGTLIHDADGTELARVVDADGTELAGVVDAGAAEPRTPPAEAVAASRASGRAVPFDGTWVCAVLAGPELLGSIALTDRADLGEADRRLFERAGVVTALLLLLRRSAAEAEDRVRGELLGDLLSLSGTPGRLASRARRLDVDLALPHSVFVAHSDTAARRLLLSSAARAARVRHGLSGLHHDHVVLVLPADDTGSRARALAAELTQAAGAPVTVGAAGPATGPEALAQAHAEALRCLSALRALGHTGRGADLPDLGFLGVLLGDDTNLDSYVRRTLGPVLDYDTRRGTELVHTLRAYFACGMSQSKAKDALHVHVNTVVQRLDRIGHLLGPDWQSPERSLEIQLALRLHAYTGATASP encoded by the coding sequence ATGTCCAGCTCCACAGACGCGTCCGGCTCCGCGGACGCCGCCCACCGGGAGCAGGCCTGTACCGCCCTGCGTGAACTGCTCGGCCTGCTGGCCGACGACGCTCCGGCCGAGCGGTTCGCCGGTCCCGCCGCCGCGGCCCGCGCGGCCGGGGCGAGCGCCGCCGAGCTCTCCGAGATCGACGAGGCCACGCAGACCGCGCTGCGGGTGCGCCGCACCCTGAACCAGCACCAGCGCAGGGAGGCCGAGCTCACCGCCCTGTTCGACACGGCAGGCGACCTCGCGGCCCTGCGTGACCTGGACGCGGTGCTGCGCGCGATCGTGCACCGGGCCAAGCTGCTCCTGCGTACGGACGTCGCGTACCTCTCCCTGAACGACCCGGCGGCGGGCGACACGTACATGCGCGTGACGGACGGCTCGGTCTCCGCCGCGTTCCAGAACCTGCGGCTCGGCATGGGCGAGGGACTCGGCGGCCTCGTCGCCCAGACCGCCCGCCCCTATGCCACCGGGGATTACGAGGTGGACCCGCGTTTCCAGCACACCACCCCCATCGACAGCGCCGTCCTCGAGGAGGGCCTGCACGCCATCCTCGGTGTGCCGCTGCGGCAGGGCACGCACGTCATCGGGGTGCTGTTCGCCGCCGACCGCACGGCACGCGCCTTCACGCCGGACGAGGGCGCGCTGCTCTCCTCGCTCGCGGACCACGCGGCGATCGCCATCGACAGCGCGCGGCGCATGGAGGAGACGCGGGCCGCGCTCGTCGACCTGAACGCGGCCTCGCAGACCATCCGCGCGCACAGCGAGGCCCTGCGCCGGGCCGAGGACGCGCACGACCGGCTGACCGATCTCGTGCTGCGGGGCGGGGACTTCACCGAGGTCGCCACGGCCATCGGCGCGCTGCTGCGGGGCGGCACGCTGATCCATGACGCGGACGGCACGGAGCTGGCCCGGGTGGTGGACGCGGACGGCACGGAACTGGCAGGGGTGGTGGACGCGGGTGCCGCCGAGCCCCGTACGCCTCCGGCCGAGGCCGTCGCCGCCTCGCGGGCCAGCGGCCGGGCCGTCCCCTTCGACGGAACCTGGGTGTGCGCGGTCCTCGCGGGCCCCGAACTCCTCGGCAGCATCGCCCTCACCGACCGCGCCGACCTGGGCGAGGCCGACCGCCGCCTCTTCGAACGCGCCGGGGTCGTGACGGCACTGCTCCTGCTCCTCCGCCGCTCGGCCGCCGAGGCCGAGGACCGCGTACGCGGTGAACTCCTCGGCGACCTGCTCTCCCTCTCCGGCACCCCGGGCCGCCTCGCCTCGCGCGCCCGCCGCCTGGACGTCGATCTGGCCCTGCCCCACTCGGTGTTCGTCGCCCACAGCGACACGGCCGCACGCCGGCTGCTGCTCTCGTCGGCCGCGCGCGCGGCCCGCGTCCGCCACGGCCTGTCCGGCCTGCACCACGACCACGTGGTCCTGGTGCTCCCGGCCGACGACACCGGCTCCCGGGCCCGCGCGCTGGCCGCCGAGCTCACCCAGGCCGCCGGGGCTCCGGTCACGGTGGGCGCCGCGGGCCCCGCCACCGGACCCGAGGCGCTCGCCCAGGCCCACGCGGAAGCCCTGCGCTGCCTCTCCGCCCTGCGCGCGCTCGGCCACACCGGCCGGGGCGCGGACCTGCCCGACCTCGGCTTCCTCGGCGTACTGCTCGGCGACGACACGAACCTCGACTCCTACGTACGCCGCACGCTGGGCCCGGTGCTCGACTACGACACCAGACGCGGCACCGAACTCGTCCACACCCTGCGGGCCTACTTCGCCTGCGGAATGAGCCAGTCCAAGGCGAAGGACGCCCTCCACGTCCATGTGAACACCGTGGTCCAACGCCTGGACCGGATCGGCCACTTGCTCGGCCCCGACTGGCAGTCCCCGGAACGCTCCCTGGAGATCCAGCTGGCCCTGCGCCTGCACGCCTACACCGGGGCGACCGCGTCTCCCTGA
- a CDS encoding MFS transporter produces MAAATPRAQGRTPGKPGIARIISASLIGTTIEWYDFFLYGSAAALVFNTLFFPDSDPLVGTLLSFLTYAVGFAARPIGGVVFGHFGDKIGRKKLLVLSLMMMGGATFAMGLLPTHATLGVGAPILLTVLRLIQGFALGGEWGGAVLIVSEHGDDKNRGFWASWPQAGAPGGNLLATGVLALLAAVQSDEAFLAWGWRIPFLLSGVLVIIGLWIRVSVSESPLFLEAQARAEAQAAEAGAAAKQDAPVVEVFRHNWRGVLTAIGTRLGENVSYYILTAFVLVYVTVHLELPKSTALNAVLIGSAVHFVTIPLWGALSDRIGRRPVTLIGSVGMAAWAFAFFALVDSESFTVITLAVTVGLLFHGAMYGPQAAFISEMFDTKVRYSGASMGSQLASIIGGALAPIIAVELLKDYDSATPVALYVCVTVVITTLTVLVAKETRGRSLSQRSTAPGDSAAAVPSATIST; encoded by the coding sequence ATGGCAGCCGCAACGCCGCGTGCCCAGGGCAGGACCCCGGGCAAGCCAGGTATCGCCCGCATCATCAGCGCCAGCCTCATCGGCACCACCATCGAGTGGTACGACTTCTTCCTCTACGGCTCGGCCGCCGCACTCGTCTTCAACACCCTCTTCTTCCCCGACAGCGACCCCCTGGTCGGCACGCTCCTCTCCTTCCTCACCTACGCCGTCGGCTTCGCCGCCCGCCCCATCGGCGGTGTCGTCTTCGGCCACTTCGGCGACAAGATCGGCCGCAAGAAGCTGCTGGTCCTGAGCCTGATGATGATGGGCGGCGCCACCTTCGCGATGGGTCTGCTGCCCACCCACGCCACGCTCGGCGTCGGCGCCCCGATCCTGCTCACGGTGCTGCGCCTGATCCAGGGCTTCGCGCTCGGCGGCGAGTGGGGCGGCGCCGTCCTGATCGTCTCCGAGCACGGTGACGACAAGAACCGCGGCTTCTGGGCCTCCTGGCCGCAGGCGGGCGCCCCCGGCGGCAACCTCCTGGCCACCGGCGTCCTCGCGCTCCTCGCCGCCGTCCAGTCCGACGAGGCGTTCCTCGCCTGGGGCTGGCGCATCCCGTTCCTGCTCTCCGGGGTGCTCGTGATCATCGGCCTGTGGATACGGGTCTCGGTCTCGGAGTCCCCGCTCTTCCTGGAGGCGCAGGCCCGCGCGGAGGCCCAGGCGGCCGAGGCCGGGGCGGCGGCCAAGCAGGACGCTCCGGTCGTCGAGGTGTTCCGGCACAACTGGCGCGGCGTCCTCACCGCGATCGGCACCCGGCTCGGCGAGAACGTCTCGTACTACATCCTCACGGCGTTCGTCCTCGTCTACGTCACCGTGCACCTGGAACTGCCCAAGAGCACCGCCCTGAACGCCGTACTGATCGGCTCCGCCGTGCACTTCGTGACGATCCCGCTGTGGGGCGCGCTCTCGGACCGGATCGGCCGCAGGCCCGTCACCCTGATCGGCTCCGTCGGGATGGCCGCGTGGGCGTTCGCGTTCTTCGCGCTCGTCGACAGCGAGTCCTTCACGGTGATCACCCTGGCGGTCACGGTCGGGCTGCTCTTCCACGGTGCGATGTACGGGCCGCAGGCCGCCTTCATCTCCGAGATGTTCGACACGAAGGTCCGCTACTCCGGGGCCTCGATGGGCTCGCAGCTCGCGTCCATCATCGGCGGTGCGCTCGCGCCGATCATCGCCGTCGAGCTGCTCAAGGACTACGACTCCGCGACGCCGGTGGCCCTCTACGTCTGCGTGACGGTGGTGATCACGACGCTGACCGTGCTGGTGGCGAAGGAGACCCGGGGCCGCTCGCTCTCCCAGCGGAGCACGGCTCCCGGGGATTCCGCCGCCGCCGTGCCGTCAGCGACAATCTCGACCTGA
- a CDS encoding 3-hydroxybutyrate dehydrogenase, with protein sequence MTSPTPRGDAPAGPAGTDLTGRTALVTGGASGIGRACAVALADAGAFVHVVDQHADAAKEVADGIDGEAHAVDLADPAALDALPARVDVLVNSAGLQHVAAIEEFPPERFDLIQRVMVTAPFLLLRRTLPHMYAQGWGRVVNISSVHGLRASPFKSAYVAAKHALEGLSKVTALEGAEHGVTSNCLCPGYTRTPLVEDQISAQAAAHGIPPEQVLTDVLLRRSAAKRLIEPEEIAAAALWLCGPHSGFVTGASLPLDGGWTAG encoded by the coding sequence ATGACGAGCCCCACTCCCCGCGGTGACGCCCCCGCAGGACCCGCCGGAACCGACCTCACCGGACGCACCGCCCTGGTCACCGGCGGCGCGAGCGGCATCGGCCGGGCCTGCGCCGTGGCCCTGGCCGACGCCGGCGCCTTCGTCCATGTCGTGGACCAGCACGCCGACGCGGCCAAGGAGGTGGCCGACGGGATCGACGGTGAGGCGCACGCCGTGGACCTCGCCGACCCCGCCGCGCTCGACGCCCTGCCCGCCCGCGTCGACGTCCTCGTCAACAGCGCCGGGCTCCAACACGTCGCCGCCATCGAGGAGTTCCCCCCGGAGCGGTTCGACCTGATCCAGCGCGTCATGGTCACCGCGCCGTTCCTCCTGCTGCGCCGGACACTGCCGCACATGTACGCCCAGGGCTGGGGCCGCGTCGTGAACATCTCCAGCGTCCACGGCCTGCGCGCCAGCCCGTTCAAGTCCGCCTACGTCGCCGCCAAGCACGCCCTGGAGGGCCTGAGCAAGGTCACCGCCCTGGAGGGCGCGGAGCACGGCGTGACCAGCAACTGCCTCTGCCCCGGCTACACCCGCACGCCCCTCGTCGAGGACCAGATCAGCGCGCAGGCCGCCGCCCACGGCATCCCGCCCGAGCAGGTCCTCACCGACGTACTGCTGCGCCGTTCCGCGGCCAAGCGGCTGATCGAGCCCGAGGAGATCGCCGCCGCCGCGCTCTGGCTCTGCGGCCCGCACAGCGGCTTCGTGACCGGCGCCTCGCTCCCCCTGGACGGCGGCTGGACCGCCGGCTGA
- the rho gene encoding transcription termination factor Rho, which yields MSTATITRNKSTAQAANPATSTSANTAAAAPAVAVSGILDVSHNANGHLRTGDCLPTPNDVQVPSTLIRRLGLRAGDLVEGVCGKARTLTGADRVNGHSAEALHRRARFGDLTPLHPRERLRLETPGDGGGSIATRLIDLVSPVGKGQRGLIVAPPRTGKTVLLQQIAAAVSANHPEAHLMVVLLDERPEEVTDMKRSVRGEVLASTFDKPAKQHIALAELAVERAKRLTEEGKDVVMLFDSLTRLCRAYNNAASSGGRTLSGGVDAAAIQGPKRLFGAARLAEEGGSLTMLATVLVETGSRADDYYFEELKGTGNMELRLDRGMAERRVFPAVDVTPSGTRRDELLVPADELTAVRGLRRALHGRDPQSNLEALIERLRKTPDNAAFLRQVQQTVPGAGSSKVNGG from the coding sequence ATGAGTACCGCAACCATCACCCGTAACAAGAGCACCGCCCAGGCCGCCAACCCGGCCACCAGTACCTCCGCGAACACGGCCGCCGCGGCCCCCGCCGTCGCCGTCTCCGGCATCCTCGACGTGAGTCACAACGCCAACGGCCATCTCCGTACCGGCGATTGCCTCCCCACCCCGAACGACGTACAGGTCCCCTCCACGCTCATCCGCCGGCTCGGCCTGCGCGCGGGCGACCTGGTCGAGGGCGTCTGCGGCAAGGCCCGCACCCTCACCGGCGCCGACCGGGTCAACGGACACTCCGCCGAAGCCCTGCACAGGCGTGCGCGGTTCGGCGACCTCACCCCGCTGCACCCTCGCGAGCGGCTCCGTCTGGAGACGCCGGGCGACGGCGGCGGCAGCATCGCGACCCGGCTCATCGACCTCGTCTCGCCGGTCGGCAAGGGCCAGCGCGGCCTCATCGTCGCGCCGCCCCGCACCGGCAAGACCGTCCTGCTCCAGCAGATCGCGGCGGCCGTCAGCGCGAACCACCCCGAGGCCCACCTCATGGTCGTCCTGCTCGACGAACGGCCCGAGGAGGTCACGGACATGAAGCGTTCCGTACGGGGCGAAGTGCTCGCCTCGACCTTCGACAAGCCCGCCAAGCAGCACATCGCCCTGGCCGAACTCGCCGTCGAGCGCGCCAAGCGGCTCACCGAGGAGGGCAAGGACGTCGTCATGCTCTTCGACTCCCTCACCCGGCTCTGCCGCGCGTACAACAACGCGGCGTCCAGCGGTGGCCGCACCCTCTCCGGAGGTGTCGACGCCGCCGCCATCCAGGGCCCCAAGCGCCTTTTCGGTGCCGCGCGGCTCGCGGAGGAGGGCGGGTCCCTGACCATGCTCGCCACCGTGCTCGTGGAGACCGGATCGCGCGCCGACGACTACTACTTCGAGGAGCTCAAGGGCACCGGCAACATGGAGCTCCGTCTCGACCGCGGCATGGCCGAACGACGGGTCTTCCCCGCCGTCGACGTCACCCCTTCCGGCACGCGCCGCGACGAACTCCTGGTGCCCGCCGACGAGTTGACCGCCGTACGCGGCCTGCGGCGTGCCCTGCACGGCAGGGACCCGCAGAGCAACCTGGAGGCGCTGATCGAGCGCCTGCGCAAGACCCCGGACAACGCCGCCTTCCTGCGCCAGGTGCAGCAGACCGTGCCCGGCGCCGGTTCCTCCAAGGTCAACGGTGGCTGA
- a CDS encoding M6 family metalloprotease domain-containing protein, whose translation MQQPTWRQIRGARRGAALATCAVLALTVTTSASTGRLMEESPTAAGPVSLARATTLSPCMINGAMGVQMSEGMPTTAGYSRSTGTVRALNLMVDFSDAPGEGTALDRLAEFFPQTSDWFRTSSYGRLDYRPESPIPDWLRMPKSFKQYGIERGAPFDPGYRELVKDIVAAADPDVDFREYDLVNILITPNAGPSALDTVLSVTFAGNAEAPVADGVPVSNASFVYSRQDDGSGSYRETGYRVLPHENGHVFGLPDLYTQEGGGAVGHWDIMSEDWGANNDLLAWHKWKLGWLGDDQISCASNSGTTEHTLSPLPTEGGTKLAFVPLGTQSGYAVEVRTRGGNDEAICKPGVLIYRVDADVDTGQGPVTVSDSTKDSGGCTRQPNVHAELSDAAYEPGQTFTDKRTGVRITVADVDEEGRYRVHVTRP comes from the coding sequence ATGCAGCAGCCGACCTGGCGGCAGATACGCGGAGCACGACGTGGCGCGGCACTGGCCACCTGCGCCGTCCTTGCCCTCACGGTCACCACGTCGGCGAGCACCGGCCGCCTGATGGAGGAGTCCCCCACGGCGGCGGGACCCGTGTCCCTGGCCCGCGCGACGACACTCAGCCCGTGCATGATCAACGGCGCGATGGGCGTCCAGATGTCGGAGGGCATGCCCACCACCGCCGGCTACTCCCGCTCCACGGGCACCGTCCGGGCCCTGAACCTCATGGTCGACTTCTCCGACGCCCCCGGCGAGGGCACCGCGCTCGACCGGCTCGCTGAGTTCTTCCCGCAGACGTCGGACTGGTTCCGCACCAGCTCCTACGGACGGCTCGACTACCGCCCGGAATCCCCCATCCCCGACTGGCTGCGGATGCCCAAGAGCTTCAAGCAGTACGGGATAGAGCGCGGCGCCCCCTTCGACCCCGGCTACCGCGAGCTGGTCAAGGACATCGTGGCGGCGGCCGACCCGGACGTGGATTTCCGGGAGTACGACCTGGTGAACATCCTCATCACGCCGAACGCGGGCCCTTCCGCGCTCGACACGGTCCTGTCGGTGACCTTCGCGGGCAACGCCGAGGCGCCCGTCGCGGACGGCGTCCCGGTCTCCAACGCGTCCTTCGTCTACAGCCGGCAGGACGACGGCTCGGGCAGCTACCGCGAGACCGGCTACCGCGTACTCCCCCACGAGAACGGCCATGTCTTCGGCCTGCCCGACCTCTACACGCAGGAGGGCGGCGGCGCGGTCGGCCACTGGGACATCATGAGCGAGGACTGGGGCGCCAACAACGACCTGCTGGCCTGGCACAAGTGGAAGCTGGGCTGGCTCGGCGACGACCAGATCAGCTGCGCGTCGAACTCCGGCACCACCGAGCACACGCTGAGCCCGCTGCCCACGGAGGGCGGCACCAAGCTCGCCTTCGTGCCGCTGGGCACGCAGTCGGGGTACGCCGTCGAGGTGCGCACCCGCGGCGGCAACGACGAGGCGATCTGCAAGCCGGGCGTCCTCATCTACCGGGTGGACGCGGACGTCGACACGGGCCAGGGCCCTGTCACCGTCTCCGACTCCACGAAGGACAGCGGCGGCTGCACCCGCCAGCCGAACGTCCACGCGGAGCTCTCCGACGCGGCCTACGAGCCCGGCCAGACGTTCACGGACAAGAGGACGGGGGTGCGCATCACGGTGGCGGACGTCGACGAGGAGGGCCGCTACCGGGTGCACGTCACGCGGCCGTAA
- a CDS encoding TetR/AcrR family transcriptional regulator has protein sequence METATAAQRRTPRPRADALRNRERIVAAAREMFVEFGPDVPLDEVARRAGVGNATVYRHFADRSELVHQVVLLVTDRVSAHAEAALKAAEADESAAFDALRRFVHSSADERIGALCPMLQAAFDPDHPDLVDARERLEAVTDGLMHRARAAGQLRTDIAVGDLMVALSQLTRPLPGTACLNMDRFVHRHLQLFLDGLMTPARSELPGEAATLEDLRQS, from the coding sequence GTGGAGACCGCCACCGCTGCACAGCGCCGCACGCCCCGCCCGCGGGCCGACGCCCTGCGCAACCGGGAGCGGATCGTCGCCGCCGCACGCGAGATGTTCGTCGAGTTCGGCCCCGACGTGCCGCTCGACGAGGTCGCGCGCCGGGCCGGCGTCGGCAACGCCACGGTCTACCGGCACTTCGCCGACCGTTCCGAACTGGTCCACCAGGTCGTCCTGCTGGTCACCGACCGCGTCTCGGCACACGCCGAGGCGGCGCTCAAGGCGGCCGAGGCCGACGAGAGCGCCGCGTTCGACGCCCTGCGCCGGTTCGTACATTCTTCCGCCGACGAGCGGATCGGTGCCCTGTGCCCGATGCTCCAGGCGGCCTTCGACCCCGATCATCCGGATCTGGTCGACGCCCGTGAGCGGCTCGAAGCCGTCACCGACGGGCTCATGCACAGGGCGCGCGCGGCCGGGCAGCTGCGCACCGACATCGCCGTCGGAGACCTGATGGTCGCCCTCTCACAGCTCACCAGGCCGCTGCCCGGCACCGCGTGCCTGAACATGGACCGCTTCGTCCACCGTCATCTGCAGCTGTTCCTGGACGGCCTGATGACGCCTGCCCGCTCCGAGCTGCCCGGTGAGGCGGCGACCTTGGAGGACCTCCGCCAGAGCTGA